A genomic region of Phenylobacterium parvum contains the following coding sequences:
- the asnB gene encoding asparagine synthase (glutamine-hydrolyzing): MCGIAGVLNGERLATDLIAALAHRGPDGIRTESLPGANLAHARLSIIDLEGGWQPLHAAGSVVVGNGEIYNYLELAEDHGLGPILATGSDFEPLLHLYAREGPDAFRRLRGMYAFCLVGGDGRTWLVRDPFGIKPLYLLERDGAVIFASEPRAFLAAGLIDPVMDASAAEDLLGLSYTTGKATIFPSLRRMAPGEILEVTPAGLVPHPGRPSLPARAPRREADEAALVDRLDAVLEESVRVHQRSDVPYGLFLSGGIDSAAIAALMARLSDRPVTAFTCGFDAEGAADERGQAERVARALNLDWREVRFDESEFWRLLPRVALALDDPTADYAALPTYRLAEAARDSLRVVLTGEGGDELFGGYGRYRRALRPALLGGRPADPRPDRPEVLARWREAGRPPRGLSTLQSAQWSDVATWLPNDLLIKLDRCLMANGLEGRTPFLDPEVADFAFTLPDRFKVRGRFGKYLLRAWLARTCPAAAPWARKQGFTVPVEAWIAPRAADIAPRVAQVETIRRLRTPEAVAAAFAPGGKGAWPLLFLAVWSLIHLEGAEPAAALEGCTGRL, from the coding sequence ATGTGCGGCATCGCCGGCGTACTGAATGGCGAGCGCCTCGCCACGGACCTGATCGCCGCCCTGGCGCACCGTGGGCCTGACGGCATCCGGACCGAGAGCCTGCCGGGCGCGAACCTGGCCCACGCCCGCCTGTCGATCATCGACCTGGAGGGCGGCTGGCAGCCCCTGCACGCCGCCGGCTCGGTGGTGGTGGGCAATGGCGAAATCTACAACTACCTGGAACTGGCGGAGGATCACGGTCTCGGCCCCATCCTGGCCACCGGCTCCGACTTCGAGCCCCTTCTGCACCTCTACGCCCGCGAGGGTCCGGACGCCTTTCGCCGGCTGCGCGGCATGTACGCCTTCTGCCTGGTGGGCGGGGACGGGCGCACCTGGCTGGTCCGTGACCCCTTCGGCATCAAGCCCCTCTACCTGCTGGAGCGGGACGGGGCCGTCATCTTCGCCTCCGAACCCCGCGCCTTCCTGGCGGCGGGCCTGATCGACCCGGTCATGGACGCCTCCGCCGCCGAGGACCTCCTGGGCCTGTCCTACACCACGGGGAAGGCGACCATCTTCCCGTCCCTGCGGCGCATGGCCCCTGGCGAGATCCTCGAGGTGACGCCCGCCGGCCTTGTGCCCCACCCGGGCCGCCCCAGCCTTCCGGCCCGGGCGCCGCGGCGGGAGGCCGATGAGGCCGCCCTGGTCGACCGGCTGGACGCGGTCCTGGAGGAGAGCGTCCGCGTCCACCAGAGGTCCGACGTTCCCTACGGCCTCTTCCTGTCCGGCGGCATCGACAGCGCCGCCATCGCCGCCCTGATGGCGCGGCTGTCCGACCGTCCCGTGACAGCCTTCACCTGCGGCTTCGACGCCGAGGGCGCGGCGGACGAACGGGGCCAGGCCGAGCGCGTGGCGCGCGCCCTCAACCTCGACTGGCGCGAGGTGCGCTTCGATGAGAGCGAGTTCTGGCGTCTCCTGCCGCGGGTCGCCCTGGCGCTCGATGATCCCACCGCCGACTACGCCGCCCTGCCCACCTATCGCCTGGCCGAGGCGGCCCGGGACTCTCTGCGCGTGGTGCTGACGGGGGAGGGGGGCGATGAACTCTTCGGGGGCTATGGCCGCTATCGCCGCGCCCTCCGGCCCGCCCTGTTGGGCGGTCGCCCCGCCGACCCCCGCCCCGACCGTCCTGAGGTCCTTGCCCGCTGGCGGGAGGCTGGACGCCCGCCCCGTGGCCTGTCGACCCTGCAGTCGGCCCAGTGGTCGGACGTGGCCACCTGGCTACCCAACGACCTCCTCATCAAGCTCGACCGCTGCCTGATGGCGAACGGCCTGGAGGGGCGCACCCCGTTCCTCGACCCAGAGGTCGCTGACTTCGCCTTCACCCTGCCGGATCGCTTCAAGGTGCGCGGCCGGTTCGGCAAGTACCTGCTCAGGGCCTGGCTGGCGCGGACCTGCCCAGCGGCGGCCCCCTGGGCGCGGAAGCAGGGCTTCACGGTTCCTGTCGAGGCCTGGATCGCGCCCCGCGCCGCCGACATCGCCCCCCGCGTAGCCCAGGTGGAGACCATCCGGCGCCTGCGAACCCCCGAGGCGGTCGCCGCCGCCTTCGCGCCGGGCGGCAAGGGGGCCTGGCCCCTGCTTTTCCTCGCCGTCTGGTCGCTGATCCACCTGGAAGGGGCCGAGCCCGCCGCCGCCCTGGAGGGGTGTACAGGACGCCTGTAG
- a CDS encoding glycosyltransferase, whose protein sequence is MSVLHLLGTAGEGGAETYFVDLVTALSGTGLAQSAAIRGNAHRQAALTAAGVPTRVLRFGGPLDLLTTPLAGRFARGSGTRLALAWMNRAARHTPKGPWARVGRLGGYYNLKYYRGFDALVANTEDIADWIVAQGWPAGRVRCIPNFAAPAEDARPVDRAGLDTPADAPLLLAMGRLHEAKAHDVALEALVRLPDAFLWIAGAGPEEGRLKALSESLGLASRVRFLGWRTDASALYRTADLCVFPSRYEPLGNVVIQAWAHGLPVVAAASTGPAALIRDGEDGRLVPVDDPAALAGAARALLDDPAARAGLAQAGLARVAGEFSQAAVVARWGDLFSEYGAG, encoded by the coding sequence ATGAGCGTCCTGCATCTCCTGGGAACGGCCGGCGAAGGCGGCGCTGAGACCTATTTCGTCGACCTGGTGACGGCCCTGTCCGGAACCGGGCTGGCGCAGTCGGCGGCGATCCGCGGCAATGCGCACCGGCAGGCGGCGCTCACGGCGGCTGGGGTCCCGACCCGGGTTCTGAGGTTCGGCGGCCCCCTCGACCTGCTCACCACCCCCCTTGCGGGCCGGTTCGCCCGTGGTTCGGGAACCCGCCTCGCCCTGGCCTGGATGAACCGGGCCGCCCGCCACACGCCGAAAGGGCCCTGGGCCCGGGTGGGTCGCCTGGGGGGCTATTACAACCTCAAGTACTATCGCGGCTTCGACGCCCTGGTGGCCAACACCGAGGACATCGCCGACTGGATCGTCGCCCAGGGCTGGCCAGCCGGGCGGGTCCGCTGCATCCCCAACTTCGCCGCACCCGCCGAGGACGCCCGGCCCGTCGACCGGGCCGGCCTCGACACCCCTGCCGATGCGCCCCTCCTGCTGGCCATGGGTCGGCTGCATGAGGCCAAGGCCCACGACGTGGCGCTCGAGGCCCTGGTGCGCCTGCCCGACGCCTTCCTCTGGATCGCCGGCGCCGGCCCCGAGGAGGGGCGGCTGAAGGCCCTGTCCGAGAGCCTGGGCCTGGCTTCCCGGGTGCGCTTCCTGGGCTGGCGCACCGACGCCTCGGCCCTTTACCGCACCGCGGACCTGTGCGTCTTTCCCTCCCGCTACGAGCCCCTCGGCAATGTGGTGATCCAGGCCTGGGCCCACGGCCTGCCCGTGGTGGCGGCGGCCTCCACCGGCCCGGCGGCCCTGATCCGCGACGGGGAGGACGGCCGGCTGGTCCCGGTGGACGATCCCGCCGCCCTGGCCGGGGCCGCCCGCGCCCTGCTGGATGATCCGGCCGCCCGCGCCGGGCTGGCCCAGGCGGGCCTTGCACGGGTCGCCGGGGAATTCTCCCAGGCCGCCGTCGTCGCCCGGTGGGGCGATCTCTTCAGCGAATACGGGGCGGGCTGA
- a CDS encoding GNAT family N-acetyltransferase, which yields MSPPEPAQCLVRPAWRFELPAIREIEREAAQRFRGTREAWVAEDPPAPEALLATRLEAGGLWVATLDGQHPVAAIRFRALNVALYVEQLDVLPAFAGRRLGAALLDRAEALAHEAGLSAVILSTFRDIPWNAPWYERIGFKVIDVLSAELEAIQSDHEARGLDESRRVFMRREARGSVPAK from the coding sequence TTGAGCCCTCCGGAGCCCGCGCAATGTCTGGTCCGGCCAGCCTGGCGGTTCGAACTTCCAGCCATTCGCGAGATTGAACGCGAGGCGGCCCAGCGGTTCCGGGGGACGCGAGAAGCCTGGGTCGCCGAGGACCCACCGGCTCCGGAGGCCCTGCTCGCCACACGGCTGGAAGCAGGCGGCCTGTGGGTCGCCACTCTTGACGGACAGCATCCCGTCGCCGCCATTCGGTTCCGCGCCCTCAACGTGGCTCTTTACGTCGAGCAGCTTGACGTCCTGCCGGCGTTCGCCGGGCGACGCCTCGGCGCAGCCCTGCTGGACCGGGCCGAGGCCCTGGCGCATGAGGCGGGCCTGTCAGCCGTCATTCTCTCGACCTTCCGGGACATTCCCTGGAATGCGCCCTGGTACGAGCGGATCGGGTTCAAGGTCATCGACGTCCTGTCGGCCGAACTGGAAGCCATCCAGAGCGACCATGAGGCCCGGGGTCTCGATGAAAGCCGAAGGGTCTTCATGCGCCGCGAAGCCCGCGGATCCGTCCCGGCGAAATGA
- a CDS encoding lectin-like protein, which produces MGTYYYAGHTYQIVKTAMTWAAAKAWAESQGGHLAYITSAAENQALVSMTQLTTGLDLAPSAADGGGARYLWLGGSDADVEGTWRWGDGTLVTSGYSNWGAGALGVEPDNYGGVQDAMAFGLQSWPQPSGGIGTAFKWNDINPANSLYFVVEWDHIRGTTGADSISQTGNATVYGLEGNDIISLAQGSNYLRGDAGDDSVFGGSGFDDINGNMGADTLRGNDGEDWVVGGKDNDLIFGDAAFDIVYGNMGNDTVDGGAGNDWVRGGQGDDSVVSGAGDDWLWGDRGNDTISGGAGADLFYSFAGAGIDRITDFSYAEGDRLKLEGGPSYSVSQVGADVIVDMGNGDQVILVGVSLASLGSGWIL; this is translated from the coding sequence GTGGGGACGTACTACTACGCCGGACACACCTATCAGATCGTCAAGACCGCCATGACCTGGGCGGCGGCCAAGGCCTGGGCCGAGAGCCAGGGCGGGCACCTCGCCTACATTACCAGCGCCGCTGAGAACCAGGCCCTGGTGTCCATGACCCAGCTGACGACCGGCCTCGACCTGGCGCCGTCGGCGGCTGACGGAGGCGGCGCCCGCTACCTCTGGCTGGGGGGCTCGGACGCCGACGTCGAGGGGACATGGCGCTGGGGCGACGGGACCCTGGTGACCTCCGGATACTCGAACTGGGGCGCCGGCGCCCTGGGGGTGGAGCCGGACAACTATGGCGGCGTGCAGGACGCCATGGCCTTTGGCCTGCAGTCCTGGCCCCAGCCGTCCGGCGGCATCGGAACAGCCTTCAAGTGGAATGACATCAACCCCGCCAACAGCCTCTACTTCGTGGTGGAGTGGGACCACATCCGCGGCACGACTGGCGCGGACAGCATCTCCCAGACCGGCAACGCCACGGTGTATGGCCTGGAGGGCAACGACATCATCAGCCTGGCCCAGGGCTCCAACTACCTTCGCGGCGACGCCGGCGATGACTCCGTCTTTGGCGGCTCGGGTTTCGACGACATTAACGGCAACATGGGCGCCGACACCCTTCGCGGGAACGACGGCGAGGACTGGGTCGTCGGCGGCAAGGACAACGACCTGATCTTCGGCGATGCGGCCTTCGACATCGTCTACGGCAACATGGGCAATGACACGGTCGACGGCGGGGCCGGGAACGACTGGGTCCGCGGGGGTCAGGGCGATGACTCCGTCGTGTCCGGAGCGGGTGACGACTGGCTCTGGGGTGACAGGGGCAACGACACGATCAGCGGCGGAGCCGGCGCGGACCTGTTCTATTCCTTCGCGGGCGCCGGGATCGACCGGATCACCGACTTCTCCTACGCCGAGGGCGACCGGCTGAAGCTGGAGGGCGGGCCGTCCTACTCGGTCAGCCAGGTAGGCGCGGACGTCATCGTCGACATGGGCAATGGCGACCAGGTCATCCTGGTCGGCGTCTCCCTCGCAAGCCTGGGAAGCGGCTGGATCCTTTGA
- a CDS encoding class I SAM-dependent methyltransferase: MASWYERKILPKFLSCACSGPQMMRQRSRLVPRASGRVLELGVGMGLNLAFYDPAKVISVSGVDPAAELRDLAEAAPRPEGLAVEILPGVAEDLPFESSSFDSVVCTFTLCSVHAPDRALAEAMRVLKPGGRLFYCEHGLAPEPGVARWQRRIEPVWKRLAGGCRLTRPILPLLEGAGFPTSGAECDFLPNVPRFAGWNVLGEAVKG; encoded by the coding sequence ATGGCGAGCTGGTACGAACGCAAGATTCTTCCGAAGTTCCTCTCCTGCGCCTGTTCAGGGCCGCAGATGATGCGACAGCGTTCGCGCCTGGTGCCGCGCGCCTCCGGCCGGGTGCTTGAACTGGGCGTGGGCATGGGCCTCAACCTCGCCTTCTACGATCCGGCCAAAGTCATTTCCGTCAGCGGCGTGGATCCGGCGGCCGAGCTCCGCGACCTGGCCGAGGCGGCGCCCCGGCCCGAGGGTCTTGCGGTGGAGATCCTGCCGGGCGTGGCCGAGGACCTGCCCTTTGAGTCTTCCAGCTTCGACAGCGTTGTCTGCACCTTCACCCTCTGTTCGGTGCATGCGCCGGACCGGGCCCTTGCCGAAGCCATGCGGGTGCTCAAGCCCGGAGGCCGCCTGTTCTATTGCGAGCACGGCCTGGCGCCTGAGCCAGGCGTCGCCCGGTGGCAGAGGCGGATAGAGCCGGTCTGGAAGCGCCTGGCCGGCGGCTGCCGCCTGACCCGACCCATCCTTCCCCTCTTGGAGGGGGCCGGATTCCCAACCTCAGGCGCCGAGTGCGACTTCCTGCCCAATGTCCCGAGGTTCGCCGGCTGGAACGTCCTGGGCGAGGCGGTGAAAGGTTAA